One stretch of Podospora pseudoanserina strain CBS 124.78 chromosome 4, whole genome shotgun sequence DNA includes these proteins:
- the RRD1 gene encoding Serine/threonine-protein phosphatase 2A activator 1 (COG:O; EggNog:ENOG503NW6C) — protein MEPPPPPPPSATGAVSLPRLPILTSDELSKRAFGPLQKRINSGADVSFFLTSRAYKELMVWIMQLNHSLIPRLSPDTARPVCFPLEPGRRGWSEPVRRLREMLGGCEELILEAPPEENKNRRYLEVVRKLITTYTLEPAGSHGVWGLDDHSFVPYIFGSAQFTKPILGSRTEATPVEGSCPGAPKPASAVDKQTVEDYRRSNMYFGAIGFIYDVKRGPFWEHSPMLFDISGIKDGWGKINKGMVKMYRAEVLGKFPVVQHFGFGGLWAWEVDPEMVGERSVHLQSQPVQNQAQSLGQGGGEVGTKAPWARELWGHVWRAGEPMDGGVMAPTGFPGRQPGMGTPTGLPGRGQVPTPRGGIPNTGPMEQTSFPRGGGMQDRVGGNQFSVTKAPWAKD, from the exons AtggaaccaccaccaccccctccaccctcagcTACAGGAGCAgtctccctccccaggctACCCATCCTTACCTCTGACGAGCTCTCCAAGAGAGCATTTGGGCCCCTGCAAAAGAGGATCAACTCTGGGGCTGACGTGTCGTTTTTCCTGACGTCGAGGGCGTATAAAGAGTTGATGGTGTGGATTATGCAGTTGAATCACTCGCTTATTCCGAGACTGTCGCCCGATACTGCGAGACCGGTGTGTTTTCCGCTGGAAccggggagaagagggtggagcGAGCCGGTGAGAAGGTTAAGGGAAATGTTGGGGGGGTGCGAGGAGTTGATTTTGGAAGCACCACCCgaggagaacaagaacaGGAG GtatttggaggtggtgaggaagttgATAACGACTTACACGCTTGAACCGGCGGGATCGCATGGGGtgtgggggttggatgaccaCAGTTTTGTGCCTTATATTTTTGGGTCGGCGCAGTTTACGAAACCGATTTTGGGGAGTAGGACGGAGGCTAcgccggtggaggggtcATGTCCGGGGGCGCCGAAGCCGGCGAGTGCGGTTGATAAACAGACGGTGGAGGATTACAGAAGGAGTAATATGTACTTTGGGGCGATTGGGTTCATCTACGATGTGAAGAGGGGGCCTTTTTGGGAGCATAGCCCGATGCTGTTTGATATTAGTGGGATTAAGGATGGGTGGGGGAAGATTAATAaggggatggtgaagatgtaTCGGGCCGAGGTGCTGGGGAAGTTTCCGGTGGTGCAGcattttgggtttggggggttgtgggcgTGGGAGGTGGACCCGGAGATGGTCGGGGAGAGGAGTGTGCATTTGCAGAGTCAGCCGGTGCAAAATCAAGCACAGAGTTTGGGGcagggcggaggggaggtggggacGAAGGCTCCGTGGGCGAGGGAGCTATGGGGGCATGTCTGGCGGGCAGGTGA GCcgatggatgggggggtgatggcgcCGACGGGGTTTCCGGGGCGGCAACCTGGGATGGGGACGCCGACTGGGCTTCCAGGGAGAGGACAGGTGCCGACGCCGAGGGGCGGGATACCGAATACTGGACCGATGGAACAGACGAGTTTTccgcggggaggggggatgcaAGATAGGGTTGGGGGGAATCAGTTTAGTGTCACCAAGGCTCCTTGGGCGAAGGACTGA
- a CDS encoding hypothetical protein (EggNog:ENOG503NWZ6; CAZy:GH125; COG:S) — MRASILFVHTLAVLARAQPPRAQLTLEPEPPSCPDYSGYSSTHHEPKSTGRYKLSYQRPRPSCRTFTLPEVEDTIISMKQVIKDPDLFRLFENCFPNTLDTAITWKGLSWRNASSYLPTDINSPDPTPKPTGNNDPEEELTFITTGDIPAMWLRDSAHQLTSYSPLLTPSNSTSSLASLYRGLINLQARYILTAPHCNAFLAPPESLIPPPQSDDSPTDHIYPPLPSSPGSPKTVHECKYELDSLASFLSLIHTYLTQTSDTPFLTTSLNLLPALKRILSITTDLQTGTYSRTGTVSYAPYQFQRLTTTSTETLPNAGSGPPFHPGTNLVRSAFRPSDDACTYQGFIPGNMMFSSYLSLLSPYISPISPSTSKKISKLAAEIRAGIEDHGRIDHRLYGRIYAYEVDGYGSHSLMDDANIPSLLSAPLLGGYLDRRDETYQRTRRFALSQMNPYYMFGPVLNATGGPHIGPGMAWPMGLIVQALTSDDDDEIYSCIKQLLSSTDGLGLMHESVNTHSVSVWTRHWFSWANGLFGQLILDVNKRKPHLLARSYQ, encoded by the exons ATGAGGGCATCTATTCTCTTTGTTCATACTCTTGCTGTGCTTGCCCGAGCTCAACCACCCAGAGCTCAGCTCACCCTTGAACCAGAACCTCCAAGTTGCCCCGATTACTCTGGCTATTCCTCCACCCATCATGAACCAAAGTCAACAGGTCGTTACAAGCTCTCTTATCAAAGACCACGCCCATCATGTCGAACATTTACCCTCCCAGAGGTGGAAGAtaccatcatctccatgaAACAAGTCATCAAAGACCCAGACTTGTTCCGTCTGTTTGAGAATTGcttccccaacaccctcgacaCAGCCATAACCTGGAAGGGACTCAGCTGGAGGAATGCCTCCAGCTATCTCCCCACAGACATCAACAGCCCAgacccaacccccaagccGACAGGAAACAACgacccagaagaagaactCACCTTCATAACCACTGGCGACATCCCCGCCATGTGGCTCCGCGACTCAGCCCACCAACTAACCTCCtattcccccctcctcaccccctccaactccacctcctccctcgcctccctctaCCGcggcctcatcaacctccaggCCCGCTACATCCTCACAGCCCCCCACTGCAACGCTTTCCTCGCCCCCCCAGAatccctcatcccccctccccagtcaGACGACTCCCCAACCGATCACATctacccacccctcccctcctcaccaggcTCCCCCAAAACCGTCCACGAATGTAAATACGAACTCGACTCCCTagcctccttcctctccctcatccacACCTACCTCACCCAAACCTCcgacacccccttcctcaccacctccctcaacctcctccccgccctcaaGAGAATCCTCTCGatcaccaccgacctccAAACCGGAACTTACTCCCGCACCGGCACGGTGTCCTACGCCCCCTACCAATTCCAACGCCtaaccacaacctcaaccgaaaccctccccaacgccgGCTCCGGTCCGCCTTTTCACCCTGGTACCAACCTAGTCAGGAGTGCCTTCCGCCCTAGCGATGACGCGTGTACCTACCAGGGTTTCATCCCCGGAAACATGATGTTCTCCTcctacctctccctcctaTCCCCATacatctcccccatctccccctcaacatccaaaaAAATATCCAAGTTGGCAGCGGAGATCAGAGCCGGGATAGAGGATCACGGGAGAATAGATCACAGACTGTACGGCAGGATCTACGCCTACGAAGTCGACGGCTATGGCTCCCACAGCCTGATGGACGACGCCAACATCCCCAGTTTACTCTCCGCCCCTTTGCTAGGCGGCTACCTCGACCGAAGAGACGAGACGTACCagcggacgaggaggtttgCGCTGAGTCAGATGAACCCTTACTACATGTTTGGGCCGGTTTTGAATGC AACGGGAGGGCCACATATCGGTCCGGGGATGGCATGGCCCATGGGTCTCATCGTCCAGGCTCTCACCagtgatgacgacgacgagattTACAGCTGTATCAAACAGCTCCTGTCGTCGACAGACGGGTTGGGTCTCATGCACGAGAGCGTCAACACTCACAGCGTCAGCGTCTGGACTCGTCACTGGTTCTCCTGGGCGAATGGACTGTTTGGTCAGTTGATTCTTGATGTCAACAAACGGAAGCCGCATTTGCTAGCGAGGAGTTATCAATAA